In one window of Mesorhizobium sp. B2-1-1 DNA:
- a CDS encoding ATP-binding cassette domain-containing protein, whose protein sequence is MQHVRTSGPGDEAAALDVSAVSHSYGPKRALNEVSFSILPATFTVLLGLNGAGKTTLFSLISHLYDTRHGSIRIFGHDIRSASGEALRRVGIVFQARTLDLDLSVYQNLSYHASLHGIGGREARQRIAALLDTVDMQGRQHDKARSLSGGQMRRIEIARALLHRPSLLLLDEATVGLDIESRAGILATIRKLVETDGIGVLWATHLIDEVDDTDHVVVLRRGDLVARGKVSDVVQANGGNSIRDAFSKLSRIDAAGMAETSS, encoded by the coding sequence ATGCAGCATGTGAGGACAAGCGGACCGGGAGACGAGGCGGCGGCGCTCGACGTCAGTGCCGTCAGCCACTCCTATGGACCGAAGCGGGCACTCAACGAGGTCTCGTTCTCGATCTTGCCGGCGACGTTCACCGTCCTGCTCGGCCTCAACGGGGCCGGCAAGACAACGCTGTTCTCCCTGATCAGCCACCTCTATGACACGCGTCACGGGTCGATCCGCATCTTCGGCCACGACATCCGCAGCGCTTCGGGCGAAGCTCTCAGACGGGTCGGCATCGTGTTCCAGGCGCGCACGCTCGACCTCGATCTCAGCGTCTATCAGAATCTTTCCTACCATGCCTCGCTGCATGGCATTGGCGGACGCGAAGCCCGGCAGCGCATCGCCGCGCTGCTTGACACAGTCGACATGCAGGGCCGCCAGCATGACAAGGCACGCAGCCTCTCCGGCGGTCAGATGCGGCGCATCGAGATCGCCCGGGCGCTGCTTCACCGACCTTCCCTGCTCCTGCTTGACGAAGCGACCGTCGGCCTCGACATCGAGTCGCGTGCTGGCATCCTCGCCACCATCCGCAAGCTCGTCGAAACCGATGGTATCGGCGTGCTCTGGGCCACGCATCTGATCGATGAAGTCGACGATACCGATCATGTCGTCGTGCTGCGGCGGGGTGACCTGGTCGCCAGGGGCAAGGTGTCGGATGTCGTCCAGGCAAATGGAGGAAATTCCATTCGCGATGCCTTTTCGAAGCTCAGCCGCATCGACGCGGCAGGCATGGCGGAGACATCGTCATGA